The Candidatus Nitrosotenuis cloacae genome contains a region encoding:
- a CDS encoding arginine--tRNA ligase has product MSFRVLLDEINGNITKIVNDLRIPQTDFVLEPAKEGFGDVTCNVAFLAAKHLKKRPFEIAQSVAEKYLPYLGGLVSKVEAHPSGYVNFFADNARLSKMIINATQTESFGKVDIGENARIVVEHTSVNPNKALHIGHVRNVVIGDTVARILAHVGYDVKVLNYVDDSGLQVADILVGFRNLGFSESPPAGQKFDQYCGDVVYVKTTEKYESEPSLQETRNNVLKDLEDGNSEIAKFAKVITRRVLEEQLKTCWRLGASYDCINFESEIVRSKLWPQIFEKLKEMNLIKFEKEGKNAGCWVIPSEGEEDKVLVRSNGTATYIAKDIPYAAWKLGLVEDPFYYKKYVQQENGRILWQTTLEENGEQRQSFVTDKVITVIDSRQARLQNIITKLISKFSTSAKSYIHLGYESVTLSSETAGMLGMDTQGKSAQMSGRKGLYVTADSVLDMLEAKVTEETKKRNPDFTGDLLRDTARKVSMGTLRYEMIKQDLDKMITFDLTKSLSLEGDTASYVQYSYVRALRILEKANKKPNFDASYELLTDERELGLVKTIGKFDLSVRDAANNLSPKVIARYCYSLAVALNAFYEHVRVLDGNDESLLNARLCLLVAFKSCLERGLHLVGIDVPERM; this is encoded by the coding sequence ATGAGTTTTAGAGTTCTTCTTGATGAAATAAACGGAAACATCACAAAAATAGTAAATGATCTTAGAATACCTCAAACCGACTTTGTGCTAGAGCCTGCAAAGGAAGGATTTGGCGATGTCACGTGCAACGTGGCGTTTCTTGCAGCAAAACATCTCAAAAAGAGGCCATTTGAGATTGCCCAGTCTGTTGCAGAAAAGTACCTGCCGTATCTTGGCGGCCTTGTCTCAAAGGTGGAGGCGCATCCTTCGGGCTATGTGAATTTCTTTGCAGACAATGCACGTCTGTCAAAAATGATAATCAATGCGACGCAGACAGAGTCCTTTGGCAAAGTCGACATCGGCGAGAATGCGCGAATCGTAGTGGAGCACACCAGCGTAAATCCGAATAAGGCGCTGCACATTGGCCACGTGCGAAACGTGGTGATTGGCGACACCGTGGCAAGAATCCTTGCACATGTTGGATATGACGTCAAGGTGCTCAACTACGTAGATGATTCTGGCCTCCAAGTGGCGGACATACTGGTCGGATTTAGGAACCTTGGATTCTCCGAGTCTCCTCCAGCAGGGCAAAAGTTTGATCAGTACTGCGGGGATGTCGTATACGTAAAGACGACAGAAAAATATGAATCTGAACCGAGCCTGCAGGAAACTCGGAACAACGTACTCAAGGACCTCGAGGATGGAAACTCGGAGATTGCCAAGTTTGCAAAAGTGATAACTCGCCGCGTTCTCGAGGAACAGCTCAAGACGTGCTGGAGGCTAGGTGCGTCATACGACTGCATAAACTTTGAATCCGAAATTGTTCGATCAAAGCTCTGGCCGCAGATATTTGAGAAGCTAAAGGAAATGAATCTGATTAAATTTGAAAAAGAGGGCAAGAACGCAGGCTGCTGGGTCATACCTTCCGAGGGCGAGGAAGACAAGGTGCTAGTCAGGAGCAATGGAACTGCCACCTACATCGCAAAGGACATACCGTATGCGGCATGGAAGCTGGGGCTTGTCGAGGATCCGTTCTACTACAAAAAATACGTCCAGCAGGAAAACGGAAGGATTCTGTGGCAGACGACACTTGAGGAAAACGGGGAGCAAAGGCAGAGCTTTGTCACGGACAAGGTGATCACGGTAATAGACTCAAGGCAGGCAAGACTGCAAAATATAATCACCAAACTGATCTCAAAGTTCAGCACCAGCGCAAAGTCGTACATCCACCTTGGTTACGAATCTGTGACGCTGAGCTCCGAGACTGCTGGCATGCTGGGCATGGACACGCAGGGAAAGAGCGCGCAGATGTCTGGCAGAAAGGGGTTGTACGTTACTGCGGACTCTGTACTGGACATGCTTGAGGCAAAGGTGACCGAAGAGACAAAGAAGAGAAACCCTGACTTTACTGGCGACCTGCTGCGGGACACTGCCAGAAAGGTGTCGATGGGGACACTCCGGTACGAAATGATAAAGCAGGATCTTGACAAAATGATCACGTTTGATCTCACAAAGTCGCTGAGTCTGGAAGGTGACACTGCGTCATACGTCCAGTATTCGTACGTGCGGGCTCTGAGGATACTTGAGAAGGCAAACAAAAAACCGAACTTTGACGCATCGTACGAACTGCTGACCGACGAACGTGAGCTGGGGCTCGTAAAGACAATCGGCAAGTTTGATCTTAGCGTGCGCGACGCAGCGAACAATCTCTCACCAAAGGTGATTGCGAGGTATTGTTACTCGCTTGCAGTCGCACTCAACGCATTTTACGAGCACGTGCGAGTTCTTGACGGCAATGATGAGAGTCTGCTGAACGCCAGGCTGTGCCTGCTGGTTGCATTCAAGTCGTGCCTTGAGCGCGGGTTGCATCTTGTAGGAATAGATGTGCCTGAACGAATGTAA
- a CDS encoding phosphoglycolate phosphatase codes for MRRKTFAVDIDGTLTENGGGRIHLGALNALRYMRKLGHNVILVSGRSSIEGYLLSVYGGLNTIAVGENGGCITHGANEHILLGNKDQCVDALQLIRSRVSGVVEKPVFPRMTEVVLERTFDINDAKKVVVDHGMDVVLSDSQYAIHINSAGINKATGFQQVMKRLDISFEDVISIGDSDTDIPLFRAGKFSIAVGNASDAVKAAATISVQSHAGDGVVEALNKIAPTFSE; via the coding sequence GTGAGACGCAAAACATTTGCAGTCGACATAGATGGAACTCTGACTGAGAATGGTGGCGGCAGGATACACCTTGGAGCGCTAAACGCGCTGAGGTACATGAGAAAGCTTGGGCACAACGTGATTCTTGTTTCGGGGCGCTCATCAATTGAGGGATATCTGCTGTCAGTATATGGGGGGCTAAACACCATCGCAGTAGGAGAGAACGGTGGGTGCATCACGCATGGCGCAAACGAGCACATCCTGCTTGGAAACAAGGACCAGTGTGTCGACGCGCTGCAACTGATTCGCTCCCGTGTGTCAGGAGTGGTCGAAAAACCCGTGTTTCCAAGGATGACTGAGGTGGTGCTTGAGAGAACGTTTGACATTAATGACGCAAAAAAAGTTGTAGTAGATCACGGAATGGACGTGGTGCTATCAGACAGCCAATATGCAATACATATCAACTCTGCAGGTATTAACAAGGCAACGGGGTTTCAACAGGTAATGAAAAGGCTGGACATCTCATTTGAGGACGTCATATCAATAGGCGACAGCGATACTGACATACCGCTGTTTAGGGCAGGCAAGTTCAGCATTGCGGTTGGCAATGCGTCTGACGCGGTAAAGGCGGCAGCAACGATATCTGTGCAATCACATGCTGGGGACGGGGTTGTTGAGGCACTTAACAAGATCGCCCCGACGTTTTCGGAGTAA